Proteins from a genomic interval of Gossypium hirsutum isolate 1008001.06 chromosome A09, Gossypium_hirsutum_v2.1, whole genome shotgun sequence:
- the LOC121206039 gene encoding spindle pole body component 110-like, which translates to MRFNDNIPRPILGEARSLEENLRVISSELEVMKQEFERKNSKLEKRIEKLEEEKTCLSLDVDVQKMEVEKIKKEKRKVEEDRDDLKTHYKKAHMALKRVGLGKSSEQWQQEIQEERVKAEYWEKKFQEMQSCN; encoded by the coding sequence ATGAGGTtcaacgataatatccctaggcCGATTTTGGGAGAGGCTCGATCATTAGAGGAGAACTTGCGAGTGATCTCGTCGGAGTTAGAGGTTATGAAGCAAGAGTTTGAAAGGAAGAATTCAAAGCTAGAAAAGAGGATTGAGAAACTTGAAGAGGAGAAAACGTGCTTAAGTCTCGATGTTGACGTTCAAAAGATGGAAGTCGAGAagataaaaaaggaaaagaggaaggtcgaggaagatcgagatgaccTAAAGACACATTATAAGAAAGCTCATATGGCACTGAAAAGGGTCGGATTAGGGAAATCTTCAGAGCAATGGCAACAAGAGATTCAAGAAGAAAGAGTCAAGGCTGAGTATTGGGAGAAAAAGTTCCAAGAAATGCAGTCTTGTAATTAG